From a region of the Hymenobacter jejuensis genome:
- a CDS encoding heavy metal translocating P-type ATPase, translating into MNQQDIATGIPTEPKPEQASDGPERKATATLEIEGMSCAACAAAVQRSLTKAPGVRKALVNYATEKATVEYAPDLATPATLKAAVEKAGYGVAERQPDTSAADRQAEIDRQKAAAYQSLKRRLWVAAGLTAVIMPLSMIMLWPALSARVNVQWLNYLLLLLTGPVLLYSGREFYTSAWNAFRHRAANMDTLIAVGTGAAFLYSLAATVVPHFFMQRGLMPEVYYDTTATIIALILVGKVLEMRAKTQTSAAIRSLMGLQAQTARVIRGDQEFDVPLEQVQLDDVVLVRPGEKVATDGLVLDGHSAVDEAMLTGESLPVEKQAGDNVFGATINKTGAFRFRVTKVGADTLLAQIVKLVEDAQGSRAPIQRLADQVSAIFVPTVVCIAILTFVLWFDLAPESSRFTLALVNFVAVLIIACPCALGLATPTAIMVSTGKGAEQGVLIRNAEALEKAHEVNTVLLDKTGTITRGEPSVTDYVPVQPAADGQQLLRRIAAVERLSEHPLAAAVVRFAEEQGLAALPATGFRAIEGKGATASVANDTVLIGNQRLLTDEGVALTETAASRAAELRQQAKTVLFVALNGQIAAMLGVADTLRDTSAAAIGQLQRMGLEVVMMTGDNAQTAAKVAEQVGIKRFFAEVLPHDKANKVKELQAEGRVVAMVGDGINDAPALAQADIGLAMGAGTDIAMQAAGITLMRSDLHGVVTAIDLSRQTIRTIRQNLFFAFVYNTLGIPVAAGLLYPVFGVLLSPMLAAGAMALSSVSVLTNSLRLRTFGKQNR; encoded by the coding sequence ATGAACCAACAGGACATAGCTACCGGAATCCCCACCGAACCGAAGCCTGAGCAGGCTTCCGACGGTCCAGAACGCAAGGCCACGGCCACCCTCGAAATAGAGGGCATGAGTTGCGCGGCCTGCGCGGCGGCGGTACAGAGGTCGCTGACGAAGGCGCCGGGCGTGCGCAAAGCCCTCGTCAACTACGCCACCGAAAAAGCCACCGTAGAATACGCCCCCGACCTAGCCACGCCCGCCACGCTGAAGGCCGCCGTGGAGAAAGCCGGCTACGGCGTAGCTGAGCGCCAGCCCGACACCAGCGCGGCCGATCGCCAAGCCGAAATCGACCGGCAGAAGGCCGCGGCCTACCAAAGCCTCAAGCGGCGCCTGTGGGTGGCGGCCGGGCTGACCGCCGTGATCATGCCCTTGTCGATGATTATGCTCTGGCCGGCGTTGTCGGCTCGGGTTAACGTCCAGTGGCTGAACTACTTACTGCTGCTGCTCACGGGGCCGGTATTGCTCTACAGCGGCCGCGAATTTTATACGTCGGCCTGGAATGCCTTCCGGCACCGAGCTGCCAACATGGATACCCTGATTGCCGTGGGTACGGGCGCAGCTTTTCTCTACAGCTTGGCAGCTACCGTGGTGCCGCATTTTTTTATGCAGCGCGGCCTCATGCCCGAAGTCTACTACGATACCACGGCCACGATCATCGCCCTGATTTTGGTGGGGAAAGTGCTGGAGATGCGCGCCAAAACCCAAACCTCGGCGGCCATTCGTTCTTTAATGGGCTTGCAGGCCCAAACGGCCCGGGTAATCCGCGGCGACCAGGAGTTTGATGTGCCTCTGGAGCAAGTGCAGCTCGACGACGTGGTGCTGGTCCGGCCCGGCGAGAAAGTAGCCACCGACGGCCTCGTGCTCGACGGCCATTCGGCCGTGGACGAGGCCATGCTCACCGGCGAAAGCCTGCCGGTAGAAAAGCAAGCCGGCGACAACGTGTTCGGCGCCACAATCAATAAAACTGGGGCTTTTCGCTTTCGCGTCACCAAAGTCGGGGCCGACACGCTGCTGGCTCAGATTGTGAAGTTGGTGGAAGATGCCCAGGGCTCGCGGGCGCCCATTCAGCGGCTGGCCGACCAAGTCAGCGCCATTTTTGTGCCGACGGTGGTCTGTATTGCTATTCTTACGTTTGTGCTATGGTTTGATCTGGCCCCGGAATCCTCGCGGTTTACATTGGCCTTGGTCAACTTTGTGGCTGTGCTCATCATTGCGTGTCCATGCGCACTGGGGCTGGCGACGCCCACGGCCATCATGGTGAGCACGGGCAAAGGAGCCGAGCAGGGGGTGCTGATTCGCAACGCGGAAGCGCTGGAAAAAGCCCACGAAGTGAACACCGTCTTGCTCGACAAAACCGGCACCATCACCCGCGGCGAGCCCAGCGTCACGGATTACGTACCCGTGCAGCCTGCCGCCGACGGCCAGCAATTGCTCCGGCGCATTGCCGCGGTTGAGCGGCTTTCGGAGCATCCTTTGGCGGCGGCCGTCGTGCGTTTTGCTGAGGAGCAAGGCCTTGCGGCCTTGCCGGCAACAGGTTTTCGGGCCATCGAAGGCAAAGGCGCTACTGCTTCCGTTGCCAACGACACAGTGCTGATCGGCAACCAGCGCCTGCTCACCGACGAAGGCGTAGCGCTCACGGAAACGGCTGCAAGCCGCGCCGCCGAGTTGCGGCAGCAAGCCAAAACGGTGCTTTTCGTGGCTCTGAATGGGCAAATAGCCGCCATGCTGGGCGTCGCCGATACCCTGCGCGATACCTCGGCTGCGGCCATTGGGCAACTGCAACGCATGGGGCTGGAAGTGGTCATGATGACCGGCGACAACGCGCAGACCGCCGCCAAAGTAGCCGAGCAAGTGGGCATCAAGCGGTTTTTTGCCGAAGTCCTGCCCCACGACAAAGCCAATAAAGTAAAAGAGCTGCAAGCCGAAGGCCGCGTGGTGGCCATGGTCGGCGACGGCATCAACGATGCGCCCGCGTTGGCCCAGGCCGATATTGGCCTGGCCATGGGCGCGGGTACCGATATAGCCATGCAGGCCGCTGGCATCACCTTGATGCGCAGCGATTTGCATGGCGTCGTAACGGCGATTGATCTCTCGCGCCAGACCATTCGCACCATCCGGCAGAACCTGTTCTTTGCTTTCGTCTACAACACGCTGGGCATTCCGGTCGCGGCCGGGCTGCTGTATCCGGTCTTCGGCGTGCTGTTATCGCCGATGCTGGCCGCCGGGGCCATGGCCCTGAGTTCAGTATCGGTGCTGACAAACTCGCTGCGGTTGCGGACTTTTGGTAAGCAAAATAGGTAA
- a CDS encoding cupredoxin domain-containing protein, whose amino-acid sequence MDTVELFVTAAGALLIGLVLWYFFFSEREVVSAVSSLGGLQQADITVKGGYSPDVIEVERGRPVQLHFHRTEDASCSEELLLPDFHIRRELPAFQTTTIELLPQQPGTFEFTCGMHMLRGKLVVK is encoded by the coding sequence ATGGATACTGTCGAATTATTCGTGACGGCCGCCGGGGCCTTATTGATTGGCTTGGTGCTGTGGTATTTTTTCTTCTCCGAACGCGAGGTGGTGAGCGCCGTTTCTTCCTTGGGCGGCTTGCAGCAGGCCGATATCACCGTGAAAGGCGGCTATTCCCCCGACGTGATTGAGGTAGAGCGCGGCCGACCGGTACAGCTGCATTTTCACCGCACCGAAGATGCGAGCTGCTCCGAAGAGCTTTTGTTGCCCGATTTTCACATTCGCCGCGAATTGCCCGCTTTCCAAACCACGACCATTGAGTTGCTGCCCCAGCAACCGGGCACCTTCGAGTTTACGTGCGGCATGCACATGTTGCGCGGCAAGCTCGTTGTTAAATAA
- a CDS encoding L,D-transpeptidase scaffold domain-containing protein, with translation MQLKKLLDTAPLGPVATYQRLGLHTGSAVQDFYTQRQYQPVWTQAAGWNSSATAALSFLSTAAEYGLNRETYGWSQLRALPDSLTLRSADAERAHQLASFELRLTDALLRYTQHLHQGRLRPGTLAPTDQDSLATRRAVGRLLQALGSQDLAASLLHEQPQSRMYVQLQRTWSRMLRASPADSLRLMSGEQTEFRRVAINLERLRWEAAADSEYVLVNIPAYRLQVIKRGQVLQTHRVIVGKPVTPTPLIDSRIIVFVTAPEWRVPYSIAVNEMLPELQRDPSYLADNNYRLYNYKNQPVNPWRVRWSKVTPETFSYSIRQMSGRHNALGGVVFYFPNDHTVFLHDTPARSAFTQTERALSHGCVRVEKPWQLASYLLRRDGNEAALKPALTGPDRSLRRRFDLRTGLPIHIRYYTCEAENGKLVLYKDIYQQDACLREAFFTKDSTPDQTAMK, from the coding sequence ATGCAGCTCAAAAAGCTGCTTGACACGGCTCCCCTAGGGCCCGTCGCGACCTACCAACGGCTCGGGTTGCACACCGGCTCGGCGGTGCAGGATTTCTACACCCAGCGGCAGTACCAACCCGTCTGGACGCAAGCGGCCGGCTGGAATTCTTCGGCAACGGCCGCGCTTTCCTTCCTCAGCACGGCCGCCGAATACGGCCTGAACCGCGAAACCTACGGCTGGTCGCAGCTGCGCGCCCTCCCCGACTCCCTGACGTTGCGCTCCGCCGACGCCGAGCGCGCCCATCAGCTGGCCAGCTTCGAGCTTCGCCTCACCGACGCCTTGCTGCGCTATACCCAGCACCTGCACCAAGGGCGACTACGGCCCGGCACCTTAGCGCCCACCGATCAGGATTCGCTGGCTACGCGCCGCGCCGTGGGGCGGCTGTTGCAGGCCCTGGGTAGCCAGGATCTGGCCGCATCACTATTGCACGAGCAACCGCAAAGCCGGATGTATGTGCAGCTGCAACGCACCTGGAGCCGCATGCTGCGCGCCTCACCTGCCGACTCCCTGCGGCTGATGAGCGGCGAGCAAACCGAATTTCGGCGCGTGGCCATCAACCTGGAGCGCCTGCGCTGGGAAGCCGCCGCGGATTCGGAGTACGTATTGGTCAACATTCCGGCCTACCGGTTGCAAGTAATCAAGCGAGGCCAGGTGCTCCAGACGCATCGCGTGATCGTGGGCAAGCCCGTCACGCCCACCCCGCTCATCGACAGCCGCATTATTGTATTCGTGACGGCCCCGGAGTGGCGCGTGCCCTACAGCATCGCCGTCAATGAAATGCTGCCGGAACTCCAACGCGATCCGAGCTACCTGGCCGACAACAACTACCGCCTTTACAACTACAAAAACCAACCCGTGAACCCGTGGCGGGTTCGCTGGAGCAAAGTCACGCCCGAAACCTTTTCCTACTCGATTCGGCAGATGTCGGGCCGCCACAACGCGTTGGGCGGCGTAGTCTTTTATTTCCCCAACGACCACACCGTGTTTCTGCACGACACGCCGGCCCGTAGCGCTTTTACCCAAACCGAGCGCGCGCTGAGCCACGGCTGCGTCCGCGTAGAAAAACCCTGGCAGCTAGCTTCTTACCTGCTTCGGCGGGACGGCAACGAAGCCGCCCTGAAGCCGGCCCTCACCGGCCCGGACCGCAGCCTGCGCCGCCGCTTCGACCTGCGCACCGGCCTGCCCATCCACATTCGCTACTACACCTGCGAAGCCGAAAACGGCAAGCTCGTTCTCTACAAAGATATTTACCAACAAGACGCCTGTTTGCGGGAAGCCTTCTTTACCAAAGACTCTACACCCGACCAGACGGCCATGAAGTAA
- a CDS encoding glycosyltransferase family 4 protein — MNLLFSGLFIYPGKVGGAENFFINLAKGFRDLPAADHVTLLLQEQFRDYFEAQYPQLDKQYVKVPFNRGIYEMISPLVLESVRKAEAVFYPNYVTGFNFGRRRKFFTTLHDLQYLHYPEFFSAPKRQWLRLAHLHSLYHARKVVCISEFVKNDVLERYGARYADRVTAIHNPIDFERFELYFKPDLEQPARPFILTLAAHYPHKNILTLLKAFQIFNARNPDFQLVLVGQTADKLIGGDYSAYHRQINEAVAQNPNISFTGYIDNQRLTDLMQTCSFFVFPSLFEGFGMPPVEAMGLGIPTITTARTSLKEVTLGQALYVGDPENPESFVEQMQFCTDNLAEQKRLFQQRAPQVRAAYSPVTIAQQYQKVFHEAK, encoded by the coding sequence ATGAACCTACTATTTTCCGGCTTATTTATTTACCCTGGCAAAGTGGGCGGGGCCGAGAATTTCTTTATCAACCTGGCCAAAGGCTTCCGCGACCTGCCGGCTGCTGACCACGTTACGCTGCTGCTGCAAGAGCAATTTCGCGATTATTTCGAGGCGCAGTACCCTCAGCTAGACAAGCAGTACGTGAAGGTGCCGTTTAACCGTGGGATCTACGAAATGATCTCGCCGCTCGTGCTGGAGTCGGTTCGGAAGGCGGAGGCGGTGTTCTACCCTAACTACGTGACCGGCTTCAACTTCGGGCGGCGGCGCAAGTTTTTCACCACCCTCCACGACCTGCAATACCTGCACTACCCGGAGTTTTTTTCTGCCCCCAAGCGCCAGTGGCTGCGGCTGGCGCACCTGCACTCGCTCTACCACGCCCGCAAGGTGGTCTGCATTTCGGAGTTTGTGAAAAACGACGTGCTCGAACGCTACGGCGCCCGCTACGCCGACCGCGTCACGGCCATTCACAACCCCATCGATTTCGAGCGCTTTGAACTGTATTTCAAGCCCGACTTGGAGCAGCCCGCCCGGCCCTTCATCCTGACGCTGGCCGCGCATTACCCCCACAAGAATATCCTGACGCTGCTCAAGGCATTTCAAATTTTCAACGCCCGAAACCCTGATTTTCAATTGGTGCTCGTGGGACAAACGGCCGACAAGCTCATCGGCGGCGATTATTCGGCTTATCACCGCCAGATCAACGAGGCCGTGGCCCAAAACCCAAACATCAGCTTCACGGGCTACATCGACAACCAGCGCCTCACCGACCTGATGCAAACGTGCTCGTTTTTCGTGTTTCCCTCGCTATTCGAAGGCTTTGGCATGCCGCCCGTGGAAGCCATGGGCCTGGGCATCCCGACCATCACTACGGCGCGCACATCGCTGAAGGAAGTCACGCTGGGCCAGGCCCTTTACGTCGGCGACCCCGAAAACCCGGAGTCCTTCGTCGAGCAGATGCAGTTTTGCACGGATAACCTAGCCGAGCAAAAACGCCTGTTTCAGCAACGGGCCCCGCAGGTACGGGCGGCGTATAGCCCCGTTACCATCGCACAGCAATACCAGAAAGTCTTCCACGAAGCAAAATAA
- a CDS encoding RES family NAD+ phosphorylase gives MLLYRLGKQARIRDLSGSGGLYAPARWHTKGTQILYTSEHLSLAKLEVLANASSLPQNYYALTLEIPDDASVRQITVAELPANWQEIPYPQELAEISRLWILEGRYWLLKVPSAQAPSEWNYLLNPLHPDHVRLRIVSVEPHPFDPRLKPLDEQ, from the coding sequence GTGCTGCTGTATCGCTTGGGCAAACAGGCCCGCATCCGCGATCTATCGGGCAGCGGTGGGTTGTACGCCCCCGCCCGCTGGCACACCAAAGGCACTCAGATTCTGTACACCTCCGAGCACCTGTCGCTGGCCAAGCTGGAAGTGCTGGCCAACGCCTCGTCGCTGCCCCAGAACTACTACGCCCTCACGCTGGAAATCCCCGACGACGCCTCGGTCCGGCAGATCACGGTTGCGGAACTGCCCGCCAACTGGCAGGAGATTCCGTATCCGCAGGAGCTGGCCGAAATCTCGCGCCTCTGGATACTGGAAGGCCGCTATTGGCTGCTGAAAGTTCCGTCGGCGCAGGCGCCCAGCGAGTGGAACTACCTGCTCAACCCGCTCCACCCCGACCACGTGCGGCTACGCATCGTATCGGTGGAGCCCCACCCCTTCGATCCGCGCCTAAAGCCACTGGACGAGCAGTAA
- the parS gene encoding type II RES/Xre toxin-antitoxin system antitoxin, producing the protein MTALRKTPVANMVDLMGGGTVIPQPVHNELDLLAVAIKGLPVRALRALQQHLRFTNKEISAVLDISESTLARREQAKSPLTRDEGEKTIQLSGVLLKGLEVFENEDDFNHWLSTPNVALGNIRPKSLLSSAIGRDQVLAVLFRIEYGMYS; encoded by the coding sequence ATGACAGCGCTTCGTAAAACTCCGGTGGCCAACATGGTCGATTTGATGGGCGGCGGCACCGTGATTCCGCAGCCGGTGCACAATGAGCTCGACTTATTGGCCGTGGCCATCAAAGGCTTGCCGGTACGCGCCCTGCGGGCATTGCAGCAGCATTTGCGCTTCACCAACAAGGAAATCAGCGCCGTGCTCGACATTTCGGAAAGTACCCTGGCCCGCCGCGAACAGGCCAAAAGTCCGCTGACCCGCGACGAAGGCGAGAAAACCATTCAGCTCTCGGGCGTGCTGCTCAAAGGCCTGGAAGTGTTTGAGAACGAAGACGATTTCAATCACTGGCTCTCCACGCCCAACGTGGCCCTGGGCAACATCCGGCCCAAGTCGCTGCTGAGCTCGGCCATCGGGCGTGACCAGGTGCTGGCCGTGCTGTTTCGCATCGAGTACGGCATGTATTCGTAA